Proteins encoded together in one Cicer arietinum cultivar CDC Frontier isolate Library 1 chromosome 4, Cicar.CDCFrontier_v2.0, whole genome shotgun sequence window:
- the LOC101500442 gene encoding uncharacterized protein, producing MSRCFPFPPPGYLRNSDALIEPIKLRMDLDMEKPKKHRTEEDKKERKERKKEKKEKKEKKREKKEKRKAEKEKKEKDSTVTHVSSGDNKSKPISEVKEPKVDGKLLKGDDCENEFFERSGITEELDQPVTSPQEPYSSDSSQSSKRKRVTLLPNNDHGPAIRIRLPLRKHREPEESKQVFQIGSSSRGVEIAASVTRNTSKIVCSERPLPCITKVQTDKLPVNSDSKVSKPLQKLVQANKLPGNSDSKVSKPLQKLVQANKLPGNSDSKVSKPLQKLVQGDTVAASKKVDDASQRMELFYNSFLQIPPLTYDGLGPLDQDWLFSSVPTESMPVSKKQKFDSDAFQCSKSLRPPRAQYMPDVGIYALPYTVPF from the exons CTCCGTATGGATTTGGATATGGAGAAGCCCAAGAAACACAGAACGGAGGAGGACAAGAAGGAGAGGAAAGAGAGGAAGAAGGaaaagaaggagaagaaggagaagaagaggGAAAAGAAGGAGAAAAGGAAAGccgaaaaagaaaagaaagaaaaagattcAACTGTCACTCATGTCAGTTCCGGCGATAATAAGTCCAAGCCCATCAGTGAAGTTAAGGAACCCAAAGTCGATGGAAAGTTGCTAAAGGGTGATGATTGTGAGAATGAATTCTTTGAGAGGAGTGGTATTACAGAGGAACTTGACCAACCTGTCACTTCTCCACAAGAACCTTACTCTTCTGATAGCTCTCAAAGCAGCAAGAGGAAAAGGGTCACCTTGTTACCTAACAATGATCATG GACCTGCCATTCGAATTCGACTACCATTGAGGAAACATAGAGAACCTGAGGAATCCAAACAAGTATTTCAAATTGGGTCTTCTTCAAGAGGTGTGGAAATTGCAGCTTCAGTCACTCGAAATACTAGCAAAATTGTTTGTTCTGAACGACCATTGCCCTGCATCACCAAAGTACAGACAGATAAGCTACCTGTAAATTCTGATTCCAAAGTGAGCAAACCATTGCAAAAGTTGGTTCAAGCAAATAAGCTACCCGGAAATTCTGATTCCAAAGTTAGCAAACCATTGCAAAAGTTGGTTCAAGCAAATAAGCTACCCGGAAATTCTGATTCCAAAGTTAGCAAACCATTGCAAAAGTTGGTTCAAGGAGATACTGTGGCAGCAAGTAAGAAAGTTGATGATGCAAGTCAAAGAATGGAATTGTTCTATAACTCTTTTCTTCAGATTCCGCCGCTAACATATGATGGACTCGGTCCATTAGATCAAGATTGGTTATTTAGTTCAGTACCAACAGAATCAATGCCTGTCTCAAAAAAACAGAAGTTTGATTCTGATGCCTTTCAGTGTTCAAAATCTCTACGGCCGCCTCGGGCTCAATATATGCCAGACGTTGGAATTTATGCGTTGCCATACACAGttccattttga